The Helicobacter sp. 12S02232-10 genome contains the following window.
CATCATCTTCAAGCCTGCATTTACCATCCATTTCTTTTAGCATTTCCCTTGCAATGTTTCTAGCTTCCATTTTGAGTTTTGGATTTCCTTTGATGATGGCTTGATACAAAGAAGAGAAGAGATTATCTTTAAAAGCAAAATCATCAGAACTACAAATCATATCTTCAGCACTTATTTTTTTTGTTTTTATGAGTTCTTTAAGATCCTTGTAATACGCCTTATCTTTACATTGAAAGCTTGGAGGATATGAACCATATGAGTCATATTCCACCCGCGCTTTAACATAATCTTTTTCACCCTTAAATACAATCTTAAGTCTTCCAATGTAGGCATTAAACCGATCATCAGCAATCAAAAGTGTGTAGAAACAATCAAAATCAATGCTGCAAAAAAAGCCATTATGTGTTTTTTGAAATTCATCACCATAGTCATCATAGAGTTTTTGCATCTTAGGATCTCCACGTACTTGTTCCTCTTCATCGTAATCGCGTTTCTTATAAGTTGGATATTTCTCTATAAAATCAGAGAAAAATTTATCTTTTCCAAATATTCTTTCAAATAAAGTTTTGTCATTCTCATAAAGAAAAGAGACCATTTGATAGATAAAATCATCATAGACTCTAGAGATACAATTAGAAGTCCCCATTTGGGCTGCACCACCAAAAGGACGTCCTAAAATATTGCTATCTTTGATAAATTCATAAGCACTAGCACTGCATTGATTATCTCTTTTATCTAACATTGCTTCCATAATCTTCTTGGCTCTTGCTTTGAGTTTTGGATTTCCTTCGATGATGGCTTGATAGAAAGAAGAGAAGAAACTATCTTGAAAGGAAAGATGATTGACATTACAAATGATTGCTTCATTTGCTCGTTTGTTTTGAAGTAATGGATCATTTATTTTTTGATACGTTTCAGAACACATGAAGCTTGGAGAAAAACTAGAACCAGATTTACCCTCCACAATATAATAATATTCCGCCTCTGCTTTTTTAAGACTCATCTTCTCTCCATAAGCTATGTTCAATACTCCTAGAGCAATCAAACACACTGCCATTAGTTTGAATAAGTATCGTATCATTGGATGATTGATAAGATTTTTGTTTTTGTTATTTAAAAGCATTAAATACTCCATCATTTTTGATTCTCTCATAAGCTTTTTGTCTATGTTCCAATCCATTTTTTCCTCCATTGATCCTGCAAGTGATTTTTCTAAGTGCTTCATTGACTTGAATAGTGTGTTCCTTTCCATATTCGTCTTTAAAAGTATAAGGAGACATTTTTCCATCATCTGCATCAGCTATTTCATAAAGTTCTTCTTTATTCCAAAACCATACTGCAGATAATAGGGCATATCTGCCATTAGTGATCAATAAATCAGGGTTTTCAACAAAATTAATTGATTCTTCTACCCATTTGTGTTTGTGGGCATATGTATTAAATTTTTCATAATTACCCCTGCCTGTGAGTTGGGCAAGTCCCCTACCTCTAAATTTATAACCATCACCGGATTTTGCGTCACCATTACCTATTTTTCCTTCATATTTGATATTGGCAATCGCTTCTTGATCGGCTTTTTGAGTAACTTCAGTAACTTCAGTAACTTTGTTATTGACTTTCCGATCAACTTCCTCATTGATTTTTTTAACAACTTCCTTGCGTCCGTATTCTTCTGCCTGCGCTTCTGAAAAATTAGAATTATCTTTTAAATCCTCAACTTTGTAATCCAAATTCTCTTCCATAGTAAATGTTCCATTTCCAACTTCTACATAACATTGTGCAAAGAAATGATTGAGAGACTTAAGCGTTTTTAAATGATAGATCGCATACATTGGGATACCATTTGCATCCTTTCGATTGAGTTCATCACGGATTTCAGTGATGAGTTTAGATTTGATTCGATAATTTTTTTTATCTTCTTCTGTTTTATTTTCATCTATTTCTTTCTTATTTTTTCCTATTGTGTCTTTATCTGCTTCCTCCCCATATTCTTCTATGTTTTTTTTAAGTTTCTTGCTTAGCAATGCACTCTTGATCATTTCTTTTAAAAAAATTATTTGAGAAAGTTTAAAAATTTTCATATTTTGCCAATTGGGACTATCTTTGAAAGCAAAAATAATCAATTGTTTGCCTATCCATTCTTTTTGAATCTCAAGAGTGAATGCAACCCCTTGAAAGTATTTATCCTTATTGAAAGAAGGAGTTTCTTTTGATTCAAATACAGAGATGATTTGATGTTGTAAATGTAAGCATTGGTTGTTTTTATTTATTTCAATCCTAGACCTTAAATTTGTATTGTGATTATTGATTAGATTCAAATCATTTTTTTGATTTGTTTGTTGTGTTTGAGGTTTGGCGAAGTTTTTAAGATCGATGTTGCGATATTTATCTAGTTTTACATTACCTTGATTGGGTATTTTTTCTGCATAATCAATTAAGAGTGCTGCCCAATAGATATGTTCTTTTGGATCAAGAGGTCTTTTTAGAGAGTCTTTGAATAGATTTTTATTGTATTTGGCTTCTAAGAAAAGAATGTCTCCTGCTTGGAAAAAATCTTGATTGTCTTGTTGTTTAATAGATTGTTGCAAACATATTTCTCGAATAGGAGTTTTAGGGTTAAAGACACTGCGGAATTTTAAGGATTGAGTATTATGTGTACCTAAGAAATTATTTAAAAAAATAGAGACATTTGGAAATGCTTCAGGTAGATAGTCTTCATGTTTGATAGTGACACAAAAAGGATTCATCTTTTCTTTTTCAGGTAATTTAAAGGAAGCAATGCCATCTTCATTAGTGAGGCTTTCTTGCCCGATATTTTGATTTGAAACTCTTATGATTGCATTTGGAATGGGAGTGATTGCGTCTTGTTGGAGGGCTTTGATATGGAGTTCTAATAGTTTATTTGAATAGTTCATTAAAGGCTAGCTTTGGGTTTTTGTCTTGGTTTTATTTTGAATTTTGCTTATTTGACATCTATTATTCTGCATCTAAGATCCCGCCTTTAATTCTAAGTCCTTTAGCATCAATCACCACTTCGACTCCTCCTGCTTTAAGAATGATTTTATCACTATCTGCTTGAATTTGCGTGAAGCCGACAGAGAGATTGATTTGATCGCCTGCTGCAAGATGGATAACATTGTCAATACTCATATTTAAACTATTAGCTTTTACAGAATGTTCTCCCTTAGATTCCAAACCCAAAGATTGATAAGTGCGCAACAAGATATTGTCGTTTGCAAGCAAATTGATTTGAGATTGAGAAGTCAATTCGCATTTTTGCAGCGCATCTAACACATAATCCCCTCCAATATTCACCATTTCATTTTTACCGACACTCCTTTGGTACTCTCCTCCTACATCACTCTCTTTATTTCCCTTCACTTCTTTTTGCTCATTTCCTCCGATAAAAACAGCATTATCCTGATGAACAAATGAAGTATTATTAGCTTCAATAGTGTTAGAAACAGAGCCTCCGATAAACCTTTCTTGATTACCATTAATGCGACAAAAGGCATTCCCCGATATTTGGGTAAAACCATCAGAAGCAAGGATTTGATAACGATTGCCCAAGATACTTTCAGTATGGATACCTAAAATATTGGAAGTCTTATCGCCTAAAATATTTTGAAAAAAATTGTTTTGTATCTCTTCGTGATAATCTCTTTGAGCTTTAAGAAATATCTTTTCTTCCGAAGGAAGATTAGAGAAAGAAATTTCATTATATCCATCTTGATCTCTCCCTATAGTCTTGCTAACTAAGGAAGTCTTATGGGCTTCTTGGGGATGGGATAACCCTTTATTGAAAGGGCTATAAACTGAACCTGTAATAATGGGCTGGTCGATATCTCCATCCAAATAGCTCACCAATACCTCAGACCCTACTCTTGGCAAAGAAAGGAAGCCTTGATTGGTGCTTGCAAACGGAGAAGCGACTTTGAGATAACAGCTAAAAGTGTAAGAAAAAGGATGGGATTGACTTAAAGAATCTTTGTATTCTTTAGAGTCTTTATCCTTTAAAGTAGAAGAATTAGCTTGGGAAGATGAGGGATTTGCTTCTGCTTGATTCTGTCTTGAGGGGTTGTGATGCAAGTCATCGATTTCTTCTTGGAACTTCAAGAAAGAGAATCTGACCCTGACCCTACCCATCTCATCGGCAACAACCGTATTGAGCTCTTCTGAAATATTTTGGGTTTTACCCAAGACTAAGGCGATATGGCTACCATAGATTTTGGGTTTTGGGATAGGAGGGGGAGCAAAGGTTTTTCCTTGTCGAATCAACGTAAGAGTGTTTTGATACAGAGATAAGGGAGGGTTAAGATTCTCCGCATAGACACTTGAGGAATCTTTAGCCCTATCTGTGAGGGAATGAGAAATTTGAATGACTTGATAAATGCCTGCAATAAAATCCAAAGATTTGTCTTTCCTGCTCACTCCTTCTAGCGTAATCTCTAAAAAGTCATTGAGTTTAATATCGGGGATATTGCTTTGGATACTAAAAGTTTGGCTCAAACTTCTTTCCTGAGAGATTAAAAGAGAAGCTTCTCTTTTAAGAAGAGAGGAATTATCAGAAAGGTCGGATTTATAGAAATGTTTGACATAGGGGGCCTTAAGAGAAGAAGCTTCTTTACCCCAAGATTTTCCTGAAGGGATGGAAATAGGAGAAGCTGTGCGGCTATAGGAAGAGAGATAAAACAGATCGGGGGCAATGGCACTGTTTTGAGAAAAACTGAATATGCAAGCTTCTTGGTCAGGATTGTTGGGATTAGGATTGAAAGGATAGGAATGACAGGCAAAGGTAGAAGTATTATCAGAAAGATCGAATTCGCCAGATTTTTCTTTTCCTTGAGGGGGCTTATGGGTCATTGAGGTTTGAACATCTTGAGCACCTAAGGAGACTTGATCATAAAAATAGAGAGTTTGACCATCTTCATAAAAATAAATCCCTTCATTGAAGCAAATCCTCTTCAAGAAGTCCAAATCAGATTCATTGTATTGGGTGATATATTCCTTAGGAGGATAATCACATAAGAGATGGCTGAAGTCGATTTCTTTGTTCAAATGAGCTTGATTCAAAGAAAGGATGGATTTGAGAACGAAAACAACATTTTGTCGGCTAAAAATCCGATAGTTTTGATTGAAAGAGAGACGAAAGAGCGGAGATGTGATGCGTATCTTATAAAAATATTTTCTTTTAAAAGCCTTGCTTTTTTCGTCTTGTGAGCTACCCAAAAAAGAAAAAGAAGCCACAATTCCCTCAAAAAGCTTGGAAGAATAAGAGGAATTTTGAGAATCCTTACATAGCAAAGGAAGCTTCTTGGAATGCTCATTCCCCTTGATGGTAAGCGAGGCATTTTTATCCAAAAGAGTGTAAAATTTTTCTTGATCTTCCTCTAAGATTTGATTGCAATCAGTATTGGGGCGATGGATTTTATTTTCCAAACCCTCATAATAACAATCGCATTCAATGTCAAAAAGTTCCCATAAAGATTCTTTAATTTCGAGCGAGGAAACGCTTAAGGAAATCGAATCGATAACAAGAGAAGCAAAAGAAGACATCAAGGGATTTGAAAAATCTCCTTGAGATGGCTTTAAGAAGGTCATTGGAAGCCTTGTTAATTAGAGATAAATTAAACGATACAGATGTGAAAATTTCGCACTGGATTTAGATATGAGTTAATTGGAATAGATCAGGCTTCGCCTCTCCAGTCATCACTCCCTGAGGTTCCTGCGGCAACATGCTCCCAAGTGATTTTTCTGTAATTCAGACTGACGGAGAATAGTTCTGTTTTGTCATTATTGTCTTTGTCTTGAGCATTAGGCATTAATAAATCAATATTTGTGATGATGGCATCTTCAAGCACCGTAGTGAAATAATGTTCTTGACCACCTGTTGTAGAAGTTCTAAACCATTGGATCTCTACTTTTGTAAGTTTTTCGCCCCTTGTGAGAGCATTATACAAAAGAGGAACAGATTTATTTAGAGAAGTTGTGAATGTGAATGGCTTATGCACCCTTTGACCGGAAGGCTGACCTGATTGAGGGTCTGAAGGAACGGTTACGATATGGCTGATTTCTTGAGCCATAATTTGATCCTCGTGACCTGCTTGATAGCGATTACCTATAGAAGCTTCCGTAGAAGCTCCGCTTGAAATCAAACCTTGTGTTGAACCTTCAATTTTTATATATGCGGGCTGTGCCATGTATATTATCTCCTATGGATAAATTATCTTATAATTCTTTATTTTAATCAAATAATAAAGTGTGACTCTAGATTGTAATCATTTCAATTTTATTTGTCAAGTGACTTGAGACATTTCGCGATTGATTATTGATATCTAAGAAACTAATAATAAATACGATCAATACAATCAAAACAGGTAGAACAACTATGGAATATTTAAAAACATCCTCACCCCTTCGAGATAAAAAAGTGTCCTTTTTAAAATCCCTATAGGCCTTTTTAAAGGCTGTTTCTTCATCGGAATTAATCGTAGGCGTGAGTGCTGAAGCGATATTTTCACACAAATAAATCATTTTGTTGTCGCCATCTTCATTCAATGCATATTTTCCTTTATATCCAAGCACAATACACGCATAGCAAAACTCAAGCATATCTTTGTTTCTATCAGGATTTTCAAGCCACTTATAAAGAATGCCAAAAAATTTATCACCTCCGGTGGTTTCATTAAAAAATCTTGAGGAAAGTGTATTGTTTGCCCAATAGCTTTGAATGAAAGCATCATTTTTCATTACCATCTCATCAATAAAGACACTCAAGCAATACCTGTGTCTGCTAATATCCAACTCTTCATAAAGCCTAAGTTTAGATAATTTAGAGCTCATATAAAGAATATCGTTGATAATTTTTTCTCTAATTTCTTCTATATTTTTATTGTCTATAGAGGTTATTTTGCTCAAACGATAAGCCAAAAGCATTAGCGAAAGGGAATAATCCACGCAAGGATTTTTTTCTAATCCAATGCATTGAAGTGATTCGATCAAACTGGTTTGATTGGATCGATTATTTTTATTAGACATCGCATTTGTCATAGAATTATCCTTTATTTAATCAACGCCCACATTTTTATATCGACGTTGGGAATTTTATTGGTAACATAAATACTGATAGTGTTTTCTTCTTTGAATGCCAACCAATTGTTATCGCTTTTATCTATCTGATAATAAACATAATTATTCATATGCGGTATGTCAGTGGGGACGATTGAAAGCTGTTCAATGTTAATACCTCGAAGCTGTGAGGCTACAATGTTACGAATTTTTGTTGGTGTATAAATTTTACTTTGCGTTTTAAAATTATTCACCAAATACTCCAAGCCCGCATCAGCACTGATAGCTAAAATTAAAATTGAGCTTTGCAAAATAC
Protein-coding sequences here:
- a CDS encoding contractile injection system protein, VgrG/Pvc8 family, with the protein product MTFLKPSQGDFSNPLMSSFASLVIDSISLSVSSLEIKESLWELFDIECDCYYEGLENKIHRPNTDCNQILEEDQEKFYTLLDKNASLTIKGNEHSKKLPLLCKDSQNSSYSSKLFEGIVASFSFLGSSQDEKSKAFKRKYFYKIRITSPLFRLSFNQNYRIFSRQNVVFVLKSILSLNQAHLNKEIDFSHLLCDYPPKEYITQYNESDLDFLKRICFNEGIYFYEDGQTLYFYDQVSLGAQDVQTSMTHKPPQGKEKSGEFDLSDNTSTFACHSYPFNPNPNNPDQEACIFSFSQNSAIAPDLFYLSSYSRTASPISIPSGKSWGKEASSLKAPYVKHFYKSDLSDNSSLLKREASLLISQERSLSQTFSIQSNIPDIKLNDFLEITLEGVSRKDKSLDFIAGIYQVIQISHSLTDRAKDSSSVYAENLNPPLSLYQNTLTLIRQGKTFAPPPIPKPKIYGSHIALVLGKTQNISEELNTVVADEMGRVRVRFSFLKFQEEIDDLHHNPSRQNQAEANPSSSQANSSTLKDKDSKEYKDSLSQSHPFSYTFSCYLKVASPFASTNQGFLSLPRVGSEVLVSYLDGDIDQPIITGSVYSPFNKGLSHPQEAHKTSLVSKTIGRDQDGYNEISFSNLPSEEKIFLKAQRDYHEEIQNNFFQNILGDKTSNILGIHTESILGNRYQILASDGFTQISGNAFCRINGNQERFIGGSVSNTIEANNTSFVHQDNAVFIGGNEQKEVKGNKESDVGGEYQRSVGKNEMVNIGGDYVLDALQKCELTSQSQINLLANDNILLRTYQSLGLESKGEHSVKANSLNMSIDNVIHLAAGDQINLSVGFTQIQADSDKIILKAGGVEVVIDAKGLRIKGGILDAE
- a CDS encoding Hcp family type VI secretion system effector — protein: MAQPAYIKIEGSTQGLISSGASTEASIGNRYQAGHEDQIMAQEISHIVTVPSDPQSGQPSGQRVHKPFTFTTSLNKSVPLLYNALTRGEKLTKVEIQWFRTSTTGGQEHYFTTVLEDAIITNIDLLMPNAQDKDNNDKTELFSVSLNYRKITWEHVAAGTSGSDDWRGEA
- the icmH gene encoding type IVB secretion system protein IcmH/DotU translates to MTNAMSNKNNRSNQTSLIESLQCIGLEKNPCVDYSLSLMLLAYRLSKITSIDNKNIEEIREKIINDILYMSSKLSKLRLYEELDISRHRYCLSVFIDEMVMKNDAFIQSYWANNTLSSRFFNETTGGDKFFGILYKWLENPDRNKDMLEFCYACIVLGYKGKYALNEDGDNKMIYLCENIASALTPTINSDEETAFKKAYRDFKKDTFLSRRGEDVFKYSIVVLPVLIVLIVFIISFLDINNQSRNVSSHLTNKIEMITI